From a region of the Deinococcus aestuarii genome:
- a CDS encoding DUF2259 domain-containing protein, which produces MRRLTLALLALASFAGAGDRPDVRRVAFSPDGARALVVTGGVRDGSGFSTAGLTVVDTGTGRTLREVTRTSQTGTVEEVVGSLLAGERPLLARSGLTPGRTARPVYVRPFPVEAPGWTEGVRAGTSATIPVRLWTRPVPVRLSVRALPSSCRYRDLLPSGEGPAGFTLEVGGQTVHLDRRLPAARECAARYALERVDVRGNRAVFVLRAYTPGFEGPNAQPVVVAATLR; this is translated from the coding sequence ATGCGTCGCCTCACGCTGGCCCTGCTCGCCCTCGCGTCGTTCGCCGGGGCGGGGGACCGCCCCGACGTGCGGCGCGTCGCCTTCTCCCCGGACGGCGCGCGGGCCCTGGTCGTCACGGGCGGCGTGCGGGACGGCAGCGGCTTCAGCACGGCGGGCCTGACGGTCGTGGACACCGGAACGGGCCGGACCTTGCGCGAGGTGACGCGGACCTCCCAGACGGGAACGGTGGAGGAGGTGGTCGGCTCGCTCCTGGCCGGTGAACGCCCCCTCCTCGCCCGGAGTGGCCTGACGCCGGGAAGAACCGCGCGGCCCGTGTACGTCCGCCCCTTCCCGGTCGAGGCGCCCGGGTGGACGGAGGGCGTGCGGGCCGGAACGAGCGCCACCATTCCGGTCCGGCTGTGGACGCGCCCGGTGCCGGTGCGGCTGAGCGTGCGGGCGTTGCCGTCCTCCTGCCGCTACCGGGACCTGCTCCCCTCCGGCGAGGGGCCCGCCGGGTTCACCCTGGAGGTGGGGGGGCAGACCGTCCACCTCGACCGCCGCCTGCCCGCCGCCCGGGAGTGCGCCGCCCGCTACGCGCTGGAGCGGGTGGACGTGCGGGGCAACCGGGCCGTCTTCGTGCTGCGCGCCTATACGCCGGGTTTCGAGGGGCCGAATGCGCAGCCCGTGGTCGTGGCGGCGACCCTGCGGTGA
- a CDS encoding imelysin family protein produces MKPALTLLTLILTVSGGAQAAPLGGVKTYLDGKLSVQAAGTAGLVRGADRYYALAKAVNFDYRRLAAQPGPVRAALQEARAGWTKASPAYEDIEGIVAGVEGLSDFDLILDAGTSAAEGGEDVVPFDLKLPSGRVLAKPGNLFGVNEAALWGTVKAFGSGVPFDVDGNGRIDFGDGLPDANVLKAAAAELNRQTLSLRKAAAAWKPTQADVFGALAGNVPTVGPVFFENWKTSRFVLGDRSRRTDFVVISRLSDLGGNVRSWQAMYAGLRPDVRAKNAALDAQITSGLNDLAAFVTRLERLERTRRFTPEQADTLQEEAQNRATAITGRLTQAAALLGVKVE; encoded by the coding sequence ATGAAGCCAGCCTTGACCCTTCTCACGCTCATCCTGACGGTTTCGGGCGGAGCGCAGGCCGCCCCGCTGGGCGGCGTCAAGACGTACCTCGACGGCAAGTTGAGCGTGCAGGCCGCCGGAACCGCCGGTCTCGTGCGGGGCGCCGACCGCTACTACGCGCTGGCGAAGGCCGTGAACTTCGACTACCGGAGGCTCGCCGCGCAGCCCGGGCCGGTGCGCGCCGCGTTGCAGGAGGCCCGGGCCGGGTGGACGAAGGCGAGCCCGGCGTACGAGGACATCGAGGGCATCGTGGCGGGGGTGGAGGGGCTCAGCGACTTCGACCTGATCCTCGACGCGGGCACGAGCGCCGCCGAGGGGGGCGAGGACGTGGTGCCCTTCGACCTGAAGTTGCCGAGCGGCAGGGTGCTCGCCAAACCCGGCAACCTCTTCGGGGTGAACGAGGCGGCGCTGTGGGGCACCGTGAAGGCCTTCGGGAGCGGGGTGCCCTTCGACGTGGACGGCAACGGGCGGATCGACTTCGGGGACGGGTTGCCCGACGCGAACGTGCTGAAGGCCGCCGCCGCCGAGCTGAACCGGCAGACGCTCTCTTTGCGCAAGGCCGCCGCCGCCTGGAAGCCCACGCAGGCGGACGTGTTCGGGGCGCTGGCGGGCAACGTGCCCACGGTGGGCCCGGTGTTCTTCGAGAACTGGAAGACCAGCCGCTTCGTGCTGGGGGACCGCAGCCGCCGGACCGACTTCGTGGTGATCTCGCGCCTGTCGGACCTGGGCGGCAACGTGCGCTCCTGGCAGGCGATGTACGCGGGGCTCAGGCCGGACGTGCGGGCCAAGAATGCCGCTCTCGACGCCCAGATCACCTCGGGCCTGAACGACCTCGCCGCCTTCGTGACCCGGCTGGAGCGGCTGGAGCGCACCCGGCGCTTCACCCCCGAGCAGGCGGACACCTTGCAGGAGGAGGCGCAAAACCGCGCGACCGCGATCACGGGCCGCCTTACCCAGGCCGCCGCCCTCCTCGGCGTGAAGGTCGAGTGA
- the serS gene encoding serine--tRNA ligase: MLDLKFIRENAGTVKHAIEVKGVNLDLDDLLRLDRELVDLRQRVEALQTERNTNAKLVPKATPQERPALIQRGKDLAEEIKAQEPALRAHEEQLRQLLLRVPNIPLPSVPVGKDDSENVELRREGKLPEFTFPPLDHVEILERQGWADPERVARVSGSRSYLLKGDAVLLEMAVLMFAMDFLRGRGLTPLSTTALVRPETLVGSGHFPGGEDQVYKIEGDELMLAGTAEVPVNSLYAGEQLSLDQLPLAYAALSAAFRSEAGSAGRDVRGLIRVHEFRKVEQYVMCRADEAEGLRWFETLLENAEAMLRALELPYRVVQNCTGDMGAGKVLMYDIETWVPSEGLYRETHSCSYLGDWQARRTGLRYRDEHGKLVYAHTLNNTGIAAPRILVPLLENHQQEDGTVRVPAALRPYLGGREVLGVPVQEGATA; this comes from the coding sequence ATGCTCGACCTCAAATTCATCCGCGAGAACGCGGGCACCGTCAAGCACGCCATCGAGGTCAAGGGCGTCAACCTCGATCTCGACGACTTGTTGCGCCTCGACCGTGAACTGGTGGACCTCAGGCAGCGCGTCGAAGCCCTTCAGACCGAACGCAATACGAATGCCAAGCTCGTGCCCAAGGCGACCCCGCAGGAGCGCCCCGCCCTGATCCAGAGGGGCAAGGACCTCGCCGAGGAGATCAAGGCGCAGGAGCCCGCCCTGCGCGCGCACGAGGAGCAGCTCCGGCAACTGCTCCTGCGCGTGCCGAACATCCCGCTTCCTTCCGTGCCGGTCGGCAAGGACGACTCCGAGAACGTGGAACTGCGCCGCGAGGGCAAGCTCCCGGAGTTCACCTTCCCGCCCCTCGACCACGTGGAAATTCTCGAACGTCAGGGCTGGGCCGACCCCGAGCGCGTGGCACGGGTGAGCGGCAGCCGCTCCTACCTCCTCAAGGGGGACGCCGTGCTGCTGGAAATGGCCGTGCTGATGTTCGCTATGGACTTCCTGCGGGGGCGCGGCCTCACGCCGCTCAGCACGACCGCCCTCGTCCGACCCGAAACCCTCGTCGGCTCGGGCCACTTCCCGGGCGGCGAGGATCAGGTCTACAAGATCGAGGGCGACGAGCTGATGCTGGCGGGAACGGCGGAGGTGCCGGTCAATAGCCTGTACGCGGGCGAGCAGCTCTCGCTCGACCAACTCCCACTGGCCTACGCCGCGCTGAGCGCCGCCTTCCGCTCGGAGGCCGGGTCGGCGGGGCGGGATGTGCGCGGTCTGATCCGCGTCCACGAGTTCCGCAAGGTCGAGCAGTACGTGATGTGTCGCGCGGACGAGGCGGAGGGCCTGCGCTGGTTCGAGACGCTCTTGGAGAACGCCGAGGCGATGTTGCGGGCCCTCGAACTGCCCTACCGGGTCGTCCAGAACTGCACGGGCGACATGGGCGCGGGCAAGGTGCTGATGTACGACATCGAGACCTGGGTGCCCAGCGAGGGGCTCTACCGCGAGACCCACTCCTGCTCGTACCTGGGCGACTGGCAGGCCCGCCGCACCGGGCTCAGATACCGCGACGAGCACGGCAAGCTGGTGTACGCGCACACGCTGAACAACACCGGGATCGCCGCCCCGCGCATCCTCGTGCCGCTGCTCGAAAACCATCAGCAGGAGGACGGGACGGTGCGGGTGCCCGCCGCGCTGCGCCCCTACCTGGGCGGGCGCGAGGTATTGGGTGTGCCGGTGCAGGAGGGGGCGACGGCGTAG
- a CDS encoding phosphoribosyltransferase yields the protein MTHNRFLDRRDAGRRLAGHLLALGAWPEATVLALPRGGVPVASEVARSLHAPLDVFLVRKLGLPGYEEVAMGAVASGGVRVLNEDLLRRAGVSPQALEAVERRERAELERRERAYREGRTPAPVAGRTALLIDDGLATGATMRAALLALRPLGPARVVVAVPVAPPGVCRALEVEAGEVVCLLTPPHFGAVGQFYDDFRQTTDDEVRELLTLCALPPSQE from the coding sequence ATGACGCACAACCGCTTTCTCGACCGCCGGGACGCGGGGCGTCGCCTTGCCGGTCATCTGCTCGCCCTGGGCGCGTGGCCGGAGGCGACCGTCCTCGCCCTGCCGCGCGGCGGCGTGCCCGTCGCCTCCGAGGTCGCCCGGTCCTTGCACGCTCCCCTCGACGTGTTCCTCGTCCGCAAGCTGGGCCTCCCCGGCTACGAGGAAGTGGCGATGGGCGCCGTCGCGTCCGGCGGCGTGCGGGTGCTCAACGAGGACCTGCTGCGCCGCGCGGGGGTGTCCCCGCAGGCTCTGGAAGCGGTCGAGCGGCGGGAACGTGCCGAGCTGGAACGCCGCGAGCGGGCCTACCGGGAGGGCCGCACCCCCGCCCCGGTCGCGGGCCGCACCGCCCTCCTGATCGACGACGGGCTGGCGACGGGCGCCACCATGCGCGCGGCCCTCCTCGCCCTGCGGCCCCTCGGTCCCGCCCGGGTGGTCGTCGCCGTGCCCGTCGCCCCGCCCGGGGTCTGCCGGGCGCTGGAGGTCGAGGCGGGCGAGGTGGTCTGCCTCCTCACCCCGCCGCACTTCGGGGCAGTCGGCCAGTTCTACGACGACTTCCGCCAGACGACCGACGACGAGGTGCGCGAGCTGCTGACGCTCTGCGCCCTCCCCCCATCCCAGGAGTGA
- a CDS encoding endonuclease translates to MDIPREVLAQTQARFVSRDPERAGTLDRLNVGGPLAADSVERVETRLTRLGVPLPDARALAEGHEDVTTVAARLPEPTRLGLERVLGTNDLLGVAYLDLARSVSRAVGRVVLRSEQGRTIGYGTGWLCSPRAILTNHHVLESAGDARPSVIEFNYELRPDGTLTDRVTLSLDPDTLFLTSDTLDYSLVAVQGDTSAFGWLPLIGTVGKVLVGEALSIVQHPSGEPKQVALRENRLVDLLPDFLHYETDTAPGSSGSPVFNDTWEVVALHHSGVPRTDSQGRTLRRDGQPARPGDPDTLIDWIANEGVRVSRIVEDLRTRQGAAGNALIAEVLAANRPPVVGSPVASSPPTEAAPVLDLGALSVGPDGVASVPVTLRLRVGGGEARRPVTPDRPYLDPKDEEHAAAYYAGLPTDGTPQTRFLALAELVRRTHARTPGYDPADEVYPWVDLWPDGKLRSLYSAREHAPEDLIAADRTARERRLTLAAREGLGVDALEDAIPYNCEHVVPQSWFGKREPMRGDLHHLFACEPDCNSFRGNTPYFDFPDYGEALRSDCGRRDPGEFEPAHGKGAAARATLYFLLRYPGVVRQYGERHLGTLLAWHGADPPGDWERHRNAAIFERQGNRNPLIDHPEWGAEVDFSEGLGR, encoded by the coding sequence ATGGACATTCCGCGTGAGGTGCTGGCGCAGACGCAGGCGCGCTTCGTGAGCCGTGACCCGGAACGGGCGGGAACCCTGGATCGCCTGAACGTGGGAGGGCCCCTGGCCGCTGACTCGGTGGAGCGGGTGGAGACCCGCCTGACCCGCCTCGGCGTGCCCCTGCCCGATGCCCGCGCCCTCGCCGAGGGGCACGAGGACGTGACCACCGTGGCCGCCCGCCTCCCCGAGCCCACCCGCCTGGGTCTGGAGCGGGTGCTGGGCACGAACGACCTGCTGGGGGTGGCGTACCTCGACCTGGCGCGCTCGGTGTCGCGGGCGGTGGGCCGGGTCGTGTTGCGAAGCGAGCAGGGACGGACCATCGGCTACGGCACGGGCTGGCTGTGCAGTCCGCGCGCCATCCTCACCAACCACCACGTGCTGGAGAGCGCCGGGGACGCCCGCCCGTCCGTCATCGAGTTCAATTACGAGTTGCGCCCCGACGGCACCCTCACCGACCGGGTGACGTTGAGCCTCGACCCCGACACGCTCTTTCTGACCTCGGACACGCTGGATTACTCGCTCGTGGCGGTGCAGGGGGACACCTCCGCCTTCGGGTGGCTGCCCCTGATCGGCACGGTGGGCAAGGTCCTCGTCGGCGAGGCGCTGAGCATCGTTCAGCACCCTTCCGGCGAGCCCAAGCAGGTCGCGCTGCGGGAAAACCGGCTGGTGGACCTCCTCCCCGACTTCCTGCACTACGAGACGGACACCGCGCCGGGGTCGAGCGGCAGCCCCGTCTTCAACGACACCTGGGAGGTCGTGGCCCTGCACCACAGCGGCGTACCCCGCACGGACAGCCAGGGCCGGACGCTCCGCCGCGACGGCCAGCCCGCGAGGCCCGGCGACCCCGACACGCTGATCGACTGGATCGCCAACGAGGGGGTGAGGGTCAGCCGGATCGTGGAGGACCTGCGCACCCGGCAAGGCGCGGCGGGCAACGCGCTCATAGCCGAGGTGCTCGCCGCCAACCGCCCGCCCGTGGTGGGCTCGCCCGTCGCCTCGTCCCCTCCCACCGAGGCGGCCCCCGTCCTCGACCTCGGCGCCCTCAGCGTCGGCCCGGACGGCGTGGCGAGCGTGCCCGTCACCCTGCGCCTGCGGGTGGGCGGGGGAGAGGCCCGGCGGCCCGTCACGCCCGACCGCCCCTACCTCGACCCCAAAGATGAAGAGCACGCGGCTGCGTACTACGCGGGCCTCCCGACCGACGGCACGCCCCAGACCCGCTTCCTGGCCCTCGCGGAACTCGTGCGGCGGACACACGCGAGAACGCCCGGCTACGATCCGGCGGACGAGGTGTACCCCTGGGTGGACCTCTGGCCGGACGGGAAGCTCCGGAGCCTCTACAGTGCCCGTGAGCACGCGCCGGAGGATTTGATCGCCGCCGACCGGACCGCGCGGGAGCGCCGCCTCACCCTCGCCGCCCGGGAGGGATTGGGCGTGGACGCGCTGGAGGACGCCATCCCCTACAACTGCGAACACGTCGTCCCCCAGTCGTGGTTCGGGAAGCGCGAGCCGATGCGCGGCGACCTGCACCACCTCTTCGCCTGCGAGCCGGACTGCAACTCGTTCCGGGGGAATACCCCGTACTTCGACTTCCCCGACTACGGCGAGGCCCTGCGCTCCGACTGCGGCCGCCGCGATCCTGGCGAGTTCGAGCCCGCCCACGGCAAGGGCGCCGCCGCCCGCGCGACCCTCTACTTCCTGCTGCGCTACCCCGGCGTGGTGCGCCAGTACGGGGAGCGACACCTGGGGACCCTCCTCGCGTGGCATGGGGCCGACCCGCCCGGCGACTGGGAGCGGCACCGCAACGCGGCCATTTTCGAGCGGCAGGGCAACCGTAACCCCCTGATCGACCACCCGGAATGGGGCGCAGAGGTGGACTTCAGTGAGGGGCTGGGGAGATAA
- a CDS encoding ComF family protein, with protein MTGLLRALVPRPCPGCDAQLGREAGLCAACRARLVPRVEAYSPLWPRPEGHLVTLGPYRGVTRRAVRALKFGGARDLAGALGGALAAGVPPEWNIRAVVPVPLHPARERERGFNQAALLAGAVAAALNVPAVPALRRTRATGQQARLHAQERGANLAGAFAADARGLPPGPVLLLDDVLTTGSTLLACQGALHAAGVREVRFAVIAR; from the coding sequence CTGACGGGCCTCCTGCGCGCCCTCGTTCCCCGCCCCTGCCCCGGCTGCGACGCCCAGCTCGGGCGGGAGGCGGGCCTGTGCGCCGCGTGCCGCGCCCGCCTCGTGCCCCGGGTGGAGGCGTACTCGCCGCTGTGGCCGCGGCCCGAGGGGCACCTCGTCACCCTGGGGCCCTACCGGGGGGTGACCCGGCGGGCCGTGCGCGCCCTGAAGTTCGGCGGCGCGCGGGACCTCGCGGGGGCCCTCGGCGGGGCGCTGGCGGCGGGGGTTCCACCCGAGTGGAACATTCGCGCCGTCGTCCCCGTGCCCCTGCACCCGGCCCGTGAGCGGGAGCGTGGCTTCAATCAGGCGGCCCTGCTCGCCGGAGCCGTCGCCGCCGCGCTGAACGTGCCTGCCGTCCCGGCCCTGCGCCGCACCCGCGCGACCGGGCAGCAGGCGCGGCTGCACGCGCAAGAGCGGGGGGCGAACCTCGCCGGGGCCTTCGCCGCCGACGCGCGCGGGTTGCCCCCCGGCCCGGTGCTCCTGCTCGACGACGTGCTGACGACCGGGAGTACCCTGCTCGCCTGCCAAGGCGCCCTGCACGCGGCGGGGGTGCGTGAGGTGAGATTCGCGGTGATCGCCCGCTGA
- a CDS encoding toxic anion resistance protein, with amino-acid sequence MSDSRPDPLTPPESLMKAPEAVTPVQAQDAPEMVPLSPEDRARLDTMARAFVEDVLKAGTHGETFKRKLDSVHDLGLSEQRAAAQVSNRMLERPLRATRAGALAEGSSILRGLTDLRRTVEDLDPSRAPNARRLFGKLPGGRKAQNALDRYQSAQTHLNAILEALYRGQDELRRDNASIETEKVHLWETMQKLRQYAHVGKAVDDALTARLTTLEATDPEKARVVREELLFAVRQRVTDLLTQLAVGIQGYLALDLVRRNNLELIKGVDRATTTTVSALRTALMVAQALGTQQAVLGQVTAINETTGNMISSTASLLRQQSTEIQRQAGSATVNPEVIQAAFRDVYGALDAISTYRTQALDRFKDTIQVLDREVRQAQTYLDRERQSASREVAQGLNVTEQGDLKL; translated from the coding sequence ATGAGCGACTCCAGGCCCGATCCCCTCACGCCGCCCGAATCCCTGATGAAGGCCCCCGAGGCGGTGACGCCCGTGCAGGCGCAGGACGCTCCCGAGATGGTGCCCCTCTCCCCCGAGGACCGCGCCCGGCTCGACACGATGGCGCGCGCCTTCGTCGAGGACGTCTTGAAAGCGGGCACCCACGGCGAGACCTTCAAGCGCAAGCTCGACAGCGTGCACGACCTCGGCCTGAGCGAGCAGCGGGCCGCCGCCCAGGTCTCGAACCGGATGCTGGAACGGCCGCTGCGGGCGACGAGGGCCGGGGCCCTGGCCGAGGGCAGTTCCATCCTGAGGGGCCTCACCGACCTGCGCCGCACGGTGGAGGACCTCGACCCCAGCCGCGCGCCGAACGCCCGGCGCCTCTTCGGGAAGCTGCCGGGGGGCCGCAAGGCGCAGAATGCCCTCGACCGTTACCAGAGCGCGCAGACGCACCTCAACGCGATCCTGGAGGCGCTCTACCGGGGGCAGGACGAGCTGCGGCGCGACAACGCGAGCATCGAGACCGAAAAGGTCCACCTCTGGGAGACGATGCAAAAGCTCCGGCAGTACGCCCACGTCGGCAAGGCGGTGGACGACGCCCTCACCGCGCGGCTGACGACGCTGGAGGCGACCGACCCGGAAAAGGCCCGCGTCGTGCGCGAGGAGCTGCTGTTCGCGGTGCGGCAGCGCGTGACGGACCTGCTGACCCAGCTCGCGGTGGGCATCCAGGGCTACCTGGCACTCGACCTCGTGCGGCGCAACAACCTCGAACTCATCAAGGGGGTGGACCGGGCGACGACCACGACGGTGAGCGCCCTGCGGACCGCCCTGATGGTCGCCCAGGCGCTCGGCACCCAGCAGGCGGTGCTCGGGCAGGTCACGGCGATCAACGAGACGACGGGCAACATGATCTCCTCGACCGCCAGCCTCCTGCGGCAGCAGTCCACCGAGATTCAGCGTCAGGCGGGGAGTGCGACCGTGAACCCGGAGGTCATCCAGGCCGCCTTCCGGGACGTGTACGGGGCGCTCGACGCGATCAGCACCTACCGCACCCAGGCGCTCGACCGCTTCAAGGACACCATCCAGGTCCTCGACCGCGAGGTCAGGCAGGCGCAGACGTACCTCGACCGCGAGCGGCAGAGCGCGTCCCGCGAGGTGGCGCAGGGGCTGAACGTGACCGAGCAGGGGGACCTGAAGCTTTGA
- a CDS encoding FTR1 family protein has product MRRTLIAALGLAALSPALAADYATPAETLRSRLADAQIEVTFDRVQAAELVREARQAAAELRPALAAVNPRAAGDVEAALQEAVRAATAGDEAGLAAARARAWTALLAGTYTGLEKSIRAGDAASARDWLAAREFRTASAFTRLSADATGAVEALGAGKLTPGAALEAVRADVLDGYQARLGGALRDLETAQAQGWRTRSAEQAALARGYFALLAPAYREQRGEARLARLETDLAALPASLPRVQADLEGFRAAPLSAAETRARAGQVTRFLALVPVEYGRGVKLSGGTPVVTSDLEVTEAKTFLTGARAAFTDLAPLLPAGTDAKSLRAGFAGLEAGLDRAAAHRDAPAPASIEADVNALLGQVRSAFPAAWQAHDANADLGVIRTQLDAVVSAAEAGDWAAAETARLDAYATLESGAEARIAVFAPDLKLRLENLFWNGQGPHGFARLIRERGDVASFRATRAELEDGLRETARMLGTEVAPAAVATNAGVIVFREGLEAVLILAALMGSLRRPEVRHLRRPMWLGAAGAFLATAVTWFVLSGTLGLFARYGEKLEAVVSVVAIAVLLLIMNWFFHQVYWTDRMAAFQKHKHGLTVGGVAQTGQWIGLAVLGFTSIYREGFETVLFLQSLVLQSGVAPVLTGTGLGLISVVGVGVLVFALQARLPMKKLLVWTGMMICAVLAVMVGNTVHVLQLVGWFPVHPLGFEFPSWASLWLGMYPTWEGIIAQVVAAIAVVGSYFAAEAVKTRQLEAKRREARGAAGTPSTQP; this is encoded by the coding sequence ATGAGGCGCACCCTGATCGCCGCGCTGGGGCTCGCCGCCCTCTCCCCCGCCCTGGCCGCCGACTACGCCACGCCCGCCGAGACGCTGCGCTCCCGACTCGCCGACGCGCAGATCGAGGTGACCTTCGACCGCGTGCAGGCCGCTGAGCTGGTCCGGGAGGCGAGGCAGGCCGCCGCCGAGTTGCGTCCGGCGCTGGCCGCCGTGAATCCCAGGGCCGCCGGGGACGTGGAGGCCGCCCTGCAAGAGGCGGTTCGTGCGGCGACGGCAGGCGACGAGGCAGGCCTGGCCGCCGCCCGTGCCCGCGCCTGGACCGCGCTGCTGGCGGGGACGTACACGGGCCTTGAAAAGAGCATCCGGGCTGGAGACGCCGCCTCCGCCCGCGACTGGCTCGCCGCCCGCGAGTTCCGCACCGCGAGTGCCTTCACCCGCCTGAGCGCCGACGCCACGGGGGCGGTCGAGGCGCTGGGAGCCGGGAAGCTCACCCCGGGGGCCGCTCTGGAGGCCGTGCGCGCCGACGTGCTCGACGGCTACCAGGCCCGGCTAGGCGGGGCGCTGCGCGACCTGGAGACGGCCCAGGCGCAGGGCTGGCGGACCCGGAGCGCCGAGCAGGCCGCTCTGGCGCGCGGTTACTTCGCCCTCCTCGCCCCCGCTTACCGGGAACAACGGGGAGAAGCGCGGCTGGCCCGCCTTGAAACGGACCTCGCCGCCCTCCCTGCCTCGCTCCCCCGCGTGCAGGCCGACCTCGAAGGCTTCCGCGCCGCCCCCCTCTCCGCCGCCGAGACCCGGGCGCGGGCGGGGCAGGTCACCCGCTTCCTCGCGCTCGTGCCCGTGGAGTACGGGCGGGGCGTGAAGCTCAGCGGCGGGACCCCGGTTGTCACGAGCGACCTGGAGGTCACCGAGGCCAAGACCTTCCTGACAGGCGCGCGGGCCGCCTTCACCGACCTGGCACCGCTGCTGCCCGCAGGAACGGACGCGAAGAGTCTGCGCGCGGGCTTCGCCGGGCTGGAGGCGGGCCTGGACCGCGCCGCCGCCCACCGGGACGCTCCCGCTCCCGCCAGCATCGAGGCGGACGTGAACGCGCTGCTGGGCCAGGTCCGCTCGGCCTTCCCCGCCGCGTGGCAGGCGCACGACGCGAATGCCGACCTCGGCGTGATCCGCACCCAGCTCGACGCGGTGGTCTCCGCCGCCGAGGCCGGGGACTGGGCCGCCGCCGAGACCGCCCGCCTGGACGCCTACGCCACGTTGGAGAGCGGCGCGGAAGCCCGCATCGCCGTTTTCGCCCCCGACCTCAAGCTGCGGCTGGAAAACCTCTTCTGGAACGGCCAGGGCCCGCACGGCTTCGCCCGGCTGATCCGCGAACGGGGGGACGTGGCAAGCTTCCGCGCGACCCGCGCCGAGCTGGAAGACGGCCTGCGCGAGACCGCCCGGATGCTGGGCACCGAGGTCGCCCCCGCCGCCGTGGCGACGAACGCGGGTGTGATCGTCTTCCGCGAGGGGCTGGAGGCGGTGCTGATCCTCGCCGCGCTGATGGGCAGCCTGCGCCGCCCGGAGGTGAGGCACCTGCGCCGCCCGATGTGGCTGGGCGCCGCCGGGGCCTTTCTCGCCACCGCCGTCACGTGGTTCGTCCTGAGCGGCACCCTGGGCCTCTTCGCCCGCTACGGCGAGAAGCTGGAGGCGGTCGTCAGCGTGGTCGCCATCGCCGTGCTGCTGCTGATCATGAACTGGTTCTTCCATCAGGTGTACTGGACCGACCGCATGGCCGCCTTCCAGAAGCACAAGCACGGCCTGACGGTGGGCGGGGTGGCGCAGACCGGGCAGTGGATCGGGCTGGCGGTGCTGGGCTTCACCTCCATCTACCGCGAGGGCTTCGAGACGGTGCTGTTCCTGCAATCGCTGGTGCTGCAATCGGGCGTAGCCCCGGTTCTGACGGGCACCGGGTTGGGCCTTATCAGCGTGGTCGGCGTCGGCGTCCTCGTCTTCGCCCTGCAAGCCCGCCTCCCCATGAAAAAGCTTCTGGTGTGGACGGGCATGATGATCTGCGCGGTGCTCGCCGTGATGGTGGGCAACACCGTCCACGTCCTGCAACTGGTGGGCTGGTTCCCGGTCCACCCGCTGGGCTTCGAGTTCCCCTCGTGGGCGAGCCTGTGGCTGGGCATGTACCCGACCTGGGAAGGGATCATCGCGCAGGTCGTGGCCGCCATCGCCGTGGTGGGCAGCTACTTCGCCGCCGAGGCCGTGAAGACGCGGCAACTGGAGGCCAAGCGGCGCGAGGCGCGGGGGGCAGCGGGAACGCCGAGCACGCAGCCCTGA
- the gatC gene encoding Asp-tRNA(Asn)/Glu-tRNA(Gln) amidotransferase subunit GatC codes for MIDAAQVEYLAQLARLELTPEEREAMRADLNNILGYFEQLSEVDTTGVEEMQRPVDLVNVLREDEPGERFAPGVVAALAPEMQEGFVRVPRTVEQD; via the coding sequence ATGATCGACGCGGCCCAAGTCGAATACCTCGCGCAACTCGCGCGCCTGGAACTCACCCCCGAGGAGCGCGAGGCGATGCGAGCAGACCTGAACAACATCCTCGGTTATTTCGAGCAACTGAGCGAGGTGGACACCACGGGCGTCGAGGAGATGCAGCGCCCGGTGGACCTCGTGAACGTGCTGCGCGAGGACGAGCCCGGCGAGCGTTTCGCCCCCGGGGTGGTGGCCGCCCTTGCCCCCGAGATGCAAGAGGGCTTCGTGCGTGTGCCCCGGACGGTGGAGCAGGACTGA